The following proteins come from a genomic window of Gammaproteobacteria bacterium:
- a CDS encoding toxin HicA, whose translation MDLDRLRRNPRGVSFRDLCKVCDAYFGRPRQSGTSHRIYATPWRGDPRVNIQNHRGMAKAYQVRQVIKAIERLEKEHG comes from the coding sequence ATGGATCTTGATAGGCTTCGCCGCAACCCACGAGGAGTTTCGTTCCGCGATCTGTGCAAAGTGTGTGATGCCTACTTCGGCAGACCCCGGCAAAGTGGCACGAGTCATCGGATTTACGCAACTCCATGGCGGGGAGATCCCAGGGTCAATATTCAAAACCATCGTGGTATGGCCAAGGCTTATCAGGTTCGGCAAGTTATCAAGGCTATTGAGAGGCTGGAGAAAGAACATGGCTGA
- a CDS encoding type II toxin-antitoxin system HicB family antitoxin yields MADHYTYRLTWSPEDQEHVALCVEFPSLSWLANSPQAALAGIRKLVHEVLSDMQAAGESPPEPLADRAYSGRFLVRIPPDMHRELAIKAAEQGVSLNRLVSSRLTR; encoded by the coding sequence ATGGCTGACCATTACACCTATCGCCTGACCTGGTCTCCAGAAGACCAGGAGCACGTAGCGTTGTGCGTTGAGTTTCCGTCTCTTAGCTGGCTTGCCAATTCGCCCCAGGCAGCCCTGGCGGGGATTCGCAAATTGGTGCACGAAGTGCTCAGTGATATGCAGGCTGCAGGCGAGTCACCGCCGGAGCCGCTCGCAGATCGGGCGTATAGCGGCAGATTCCTGGTTCGAATTCCGCCTGATATGCATCGAGAACTTGCAATCAAGGCAGCAGAGCAAGGGGTTAGCCTGAATCGGCTCGTTAGCTCTCGCTTGACGCGCTGA
- a CDS encoding SDR family oxidoreductase: protein MDLHLSDKVALITGATGGLGTACARQMAEEGAVVFLTARTTTNLEELALQLRQETRAEIGWLAADLTSSDAAETVVSAARKIFQRIDILVNCAGASAGGLFWEIPDSAWEDSMALKFMATIRMIRAVLPGMIERRYGRIVTLVGNSGREPDPRMLPGAAANAGLLAVTTGLAREVAEHGVVINAVNPGPTRTGRWEGMMESFAARSGKTPAEEERSFLDAIPQKRLGTTGEIARLVAFLASDAAPHVTGRSITADGGAARAIL, encoded by the coding sequence ATGGACTTGCACTTGAGCGATAAGGTAGCGCTGATTACGGGGGCCACCGGTGGCCTGGGTACGGCCTGCGCGCGGCAAATGGCTGAGGAAGGAGCCGTGGTGTTCCTCACCGCCCGCACGACAACGAACCTGGAGGAACTGGCGCTCCAGCTGCGCCAGGAAACACGCGCCGAAATTGGGTGGTTGGCGGCGGATTTGACGTCCTCTGACGCTGCGGAGACAGTCGTTTCTGCGGCCAGAAAAATATTCCAACGAATCGATATTCTGGTGAACTGCGCCGGGGCGTCGGCAGGCGGACTGTTCTGGGAAATACCGGATTCGGCCTGGGAGGACAGCATGGCGCTCAAGTTCATGGCCACCATCCGGATGATTCGCGCGGTCCTGCCCGGCATGATCGAGCGGCGCTATGGGCGAATCGTGACACTGGTGGGCAATTCGGGCCGCGAACCGGACCCCCGCATGCTGCCGGGCGCCGCGGCGAACGCCGGTTTGCTCGCGGTCACCACCGGACTGGCGCGGGAAGTGGCCGAACACGGCGTGGTCATCAACGCCGTCAATCCCGGTCCCACGAGGACGGGCCGCTGGGAGGGCATGATGGAATCGTTCGCCGCCCGCAGCGGCAAGACGCCCGCGGAGGAGGAACGGAGTTTCCTGGATGCGATTCCCCAGAAGAGGTTGGGAACGACCGGAGAAATCGCCCGGCTGGTTGCGTTTCTGGCGAGCGATGCCGCTCCGCACGTTACCGGGCGTTCCATTACGGCCGACGGCGGGGCGGCCCGCGCAATTCTCTGA
- a CDS encoding acyl-CoA dehydrogenase: MDKEQLAEIREAVQAVCADFPGEYWRDLDRERAYPTEFTQAMTESGFLGALIPEEYGGSGLGLVAATAILEEIHRSGCNAGACHAQMYTMGTVLRHGSSEQKQRWLPDIASGDLRLQAFGVTEPGSGTDTLALRTTARLENGDYVVNGQKIWTSRAEHSDLMILLARTTPREEVQRRTEGLSVLMVDMREAPGLSITPIRTMMNHATTQVFMDDVRVPAENLIGEEGQGFRYILDGMNAERTLIASECIGDGRWFIDRAAAYAGEREVFGRPIGRNQGVQFPIARAYASIEAATLMVTDAAEKFDRGLSAGKEANMAKLLASEAAWEAAEACVQTFGGFGFAEEYDVERKFRETRLYLVAPVSTNMILSYIGQHVLGMPRSY, translated from the coding sequence ATGGACAAGGAACAACTGGCCGAAATCCGGGAGGCGGTGCAAGCCGTGTGCGCCGACTTTCCGGGGGAGTACTGGCGCGATCTGGATCGCGAGCGGGCCTATCCCACGGAATTCACGCAGGCCATGACCGAGAGCGGTTTTCTGGGCGCGCTGATCCCCGAGGAGTACGGCGGCAGCGGCCTGGGCCTGGTGGCGGCCACGGCGATTCTGGAGGAAATACATCGCTCCGGCTGCAATGCCGGCGCCTGCCACGCGCAGATGTACACGATGGGCACGGTGCTCCGTCACGGCAGCAGCGAACAGAAGCAGCGCTGGCTGCCGGACATCGCCTCGGGCGATCTGCGCCTGCAGGCATTCGGGGTAACCGAACCGGGCAGCGGCACCGACACGCTGGCATTGCGCACGACCGCCCGGCTGGAGAACGGCGATTACGTCGTGAACGGTCAGAAAATCTGGACGTCGCGGGCGGAACACTCCGACCTGATGATCCTGCTGGCGCGGACCACCCCGCGCGAGGAGGTCCAGCGCCGAACGGAAGGCCTGTCCGTATTGATGGTGGACATGCGCGAGGCGCCCGGCCTGAGCATCACCCCGATCCGCACGATGATGAATCACGCCACCACACAGGTCTTCATGGATGACGTGCGCGTCCCGGCGGAGAACCTGATCGGCGAGGAGGGGCAGGGCTTTCGCTACATCCTGGACGGGATGAACGCCGAGCGCACGCTGATCGCGTCGGAATGCATCGGCGACGGACGCTGGTTCATCGACAGGGCCGCCGCCTACGCCGGCGAGCGGGAAGTGTTCGGCCGGCCGATCGGCCGCAACCAGGGGGTGCAGTTCCCGATCGCCCGGGCCTACGCCTCGATTGAAGCGGCCACCCTGATGGTCACTGACGCGGCGGAGAAATTCGACCGGGGGCTATCCGCCGGCAAGGAGGCCAATATGGCCAAGCTACTGGCTTCGGAAGCCGCCTGGGAAGCGGCGGAGGCCTGCGTTCAGACGTTCGGTGGATTCGGTTTCGCGGAGGAGTACGACGTGGAACGCAAGTTTCGCGAGACGCGCCTTTACCTGGTCGCGCCCGTCTCCACCAACATGATCCTGAGCTACATCGGCCAGCACGTCCTCGGCATGCCGCGCTCTTATTGA